A stretch of DNA from Endozoicomonas sp. 8E:
TTCCGAGCGTAGTGGCTCGTCCTGTTCTTCATAAGCGATAACAAAACTTCTAGCTCTGCCGCCTTATCCGTGACAGACACGGTAAGGTATTTTGCTTTAAAAAAATCAGGATATGATTATGTCTACTACTACCGGTACTGTTAAGTGGTTCAACGAAGAGAAAGGTTTTGGTTTCATCGCTCAGGAGAATGGTCCTGACGTGTTTGCCCATTTCCGTCAGATCGTTGGCGACGGTTTCAAAACCCTGACTGAAGGCCAGCAGGTTGAATTTCGAGTGACTCAGGGCCAGAAAGGGCCTCAGGCAGAAGACATTCGACCTCTGTAAAGATTGAGCTGCATACTATGTAGCTGACTTGCTTCACATAGGTGAAGGTGAAAAGGCAATACCTCAGGGTGTTGCCTTTTTTGCGTTTAGGGAAGAGTGAAAGTGAAAACCATGGCCACCACCAACATCTGGCAAAAGTTCAAATCTCTGATCCTGGAAGGAAGCAAGGTTATAGCTACTATCACCGTACTCAATGGCAATGGAACCAGCCAGGCCCAGCTCAGGGACGGCTCGATTGTGACGGTGAAAGGGGGGTTCTGTGGGGGTAGGGTAGAAGGCTTTTGTTCAGGGGGGGAGGTAAATGGGGCTGCGCTGGATTTGGCGCAGTATGAGGCAGTTGTTTAATTTATCATTTACCACGTGTGGCTGGTGTTGACTCATACAGGCTGTAATCAGCCATCTCATCCTGCCAGATATGAGCTTTGTCTTGTCTGACTTGCTGAATGGTTTTACCAAATATATCCAAGTGGATCTGCTCCATCAATGTCGGCAGCTCGATGTTTGTCACCGTGCGCATAAATACGTCAGCGTGTATAAAACCTTCGCAACGATGTTTCACTGAAACAGGCAGTTTTTGAGTGCGCTTGGACGCGCAGAACAACTCAGTTAGTCCGGCTTCGACTTCTGTAAGAAACTTTTGTTTATCTACGCAATTTGTTTTAATTCACTCTTCGCCTGTAAAATACTGATTATGGTCTTTTTAGCTACCGGCTCAGAGCCATGCAGTTACAAGGATAGCCAGTACTCAATGTCCATACCCGATTACCAGTCCACCTTCCGCCCTTTGCTCTGTGCTATTGAAAATGGTGCTGAGGTCTCTTTTAATGATGCTCTTGAATCTGTCTGTAAGCATTTCCAGCTGACACAAGAAGAAGTCCAGGAACGACTCCCCTCAGGTGGGCAAACCGTCATCAAAAACCGAGTTTCCTGGGCAAGAACTTACATGAAAAAAGCGGGTCTGGTTCTGGCTCCAAGGGGAAAAATTCAGATTACCGAACGAGGCCGCCAAGCCCTGTTGGATTGCCCAGAGAAAATAACGGTTAAATACCTGAAACAATTCCAGGAGTTTCGGGAATTTTATACCAGTAAACGAACCAACACATCTATCACCTCTTCACAGCAGGAAGAAGAATCATCGATCACTCCAGAGGAACAAATGGCAGAAGCCTATAAATCCGTTCTGGAGTCCCTCTCAGCCGACCTGCTGGAGAACATTCAAAAACAAACATCCGCTTTCTTCGAACAACTGGTCGTCGATCTAATGCTCAAGATGGGCTACGGTGGCTCTCGTGAAGACGCGGGCAGAGCTACTCAGCTTTCAGCAGACGGTGGGATTGATGGTGTCATTTATGAAGACCGCTTAGGATTAGATACCATCTACCTGCAAGCCAAACGCTGGGAAAATACTGTAGGCCGCCCGGAAATCCAGAAGTTTGCCGGAGCTCTGCAAGGGGAGGGTGCCAGCAAAGGCGTATTCATCACCACCAGCAACTTCAGTAAGGAAGCCAAAGATTATGCCAACAGAGTCAGCAGCCGGATTGTGCTTATAGAAGGCCACCAACTTGCACAGTTAATGATTGATTACGGTCTTGGCGTCAGTACCCGCCAAACCTACGAGATCAAGTCTGTTGATAGTGACTACTTTAATGCAGAATAGGGCAGTGGGGATGTAAAGGCTACCGAATGTTGAGGCGACTGGGCGTGGATACACGACTGGCACGGAATACTGCCAAGTCTGCACATGGGCCTTGGCGTTTAAGCGGCAGTCCAGCGCTGCGTTATGCGCTAACAAATACTTTAGGAACCTTGGGCTGCCAGAATGAGCAGCAAGATGAATGCAGAGTAGATTTGAAACACTGTGCTACGTGATCCGTATGGCCGGTGTTGTGGGAGTTGCGCCTTGCAAGCGCGTAAAATCTTGTGACCTGAAATGGTCATCGCGGTAAAGCTGTGGTCGGCAGCCGTGTACCGAGTCTTGCGTGGTAGAAGGTAACGACTACTGCGAAGCGTAGACAGGGTGATAACAGGCCGTAACGTCTGCTAAGGGATAATTAGCCCCGAAATTGAACGTGGTTGAAGTGGCTGACCTTCTCTCTCAATGGGGAAAGCGGAAGTCGGGAGCTCCGCTAATGACAAGGCATCCCGACTGCTTCCGGGGTTCGTACCCACGGCATGTTATCGAATGATTTTACGTGAACAAGGGAGATCCTGAACGTTCAGGCGGAGCCTGTAGGGTCCGACGAGCCTGTAAAGCAAGAACGACTTGATGACGTTCAGGAAGTCAGACCAGCTGATAGTACTCCGAGGCGGGGAGAGCCCGTCACATGGGGAAGCGGCTGGCGGTATTTGAGCCTTTCCAGGGAAACATGGGCTCCACATCTGAGGGAGTTACGGTCTTTTACGCAGTGAGAAGGTAAACCAGCCATGGCAACGGGACTGGAGAGGGTAGCAGCGAAAGCCCGGAGTTATCCGAAACTTCGCTTCACAAGTCTGGCACATCATATTACCTCGGCGAGCCTGTGTATGAATCTGAACAAGATTCCACACAACACATCGCCCGGAGTCGATGGGCTGACTGTCGAAGAGACAAAGAAAGACTTTAAGCGGTGGTTGCAACAGACACTGACGTCTATCCATCGGCAAGGCTACAAGGCACCGCCGGTCAAAAGGGCATGGATACCCAAGCCGGGGAAAAAGGAAAAGCGCCCTCTGGGTGTTCCCTGCATCAATGACCGGGCTTTGCAGCGAAGTGTTGCTGATGTGCTGAATGCTATTTATGAGCAGGACTTTTTGCCCTGTTCCATGGGTGGCAGGCCACGACTGGGAGCGCACCATGCCCTGTCCACTTTTAACGAGGTGGTTTCAGGCCGAAAGGTCAGCTGGGTGCTGGAAGCGGACTTGAAGAACTTCTTTGGGAGTCTTGACCATGGATGGCTGCTTCGTTTTGTGGAACACCGGGTCGGTGATCCCAGAATTCTGAACCTTATACGGCGCTGGTTGAAAGCCGGGGTGATGGAGGCCGGGGAGTTGCAAGAGTGTGAAGAAGGTACGCCTCAGGGTGGGCCGATCAGCGTAGTTCTGAGCAACCTGTACCTGCATTATGTGCTTGACCTCTGGTTCGAGTGCAAGGTCAAGCCCCGGCTAAAAGGCGAGGCATGGCTGATCAGGTACATTGATGACTTTGTGGTGTGTTTTCAGTATCGCAGTGATGCGGAGCGGTTCATGAATGTGCTGCCACAGCGACTGGAGAAATTTGCGTTGAAACTGGAGCCGGATAAAACCCGGTTAGTCAGGTTCGGACGTTTTGCCAGTCGTGGGGGAAGACGATCGGAGACGGTTTACTTCCTTGGCTTTACGCACTACTGCACAAGGAATCTGAAAGGAAACTTCATGGTGGGAAGGAGAACGGAAAAATCCCGCCTAAGACG
This window harbors:
- the ltrA gene encoding group II intron reverse transcriptase/maturase; this encodes MATGLERVAAKARSYPKLRFTSLAHHITSASLCMNLNKIPHNTSPGVDGLTVEETKKDFKRWLQQTLTSIHRQGYKAPPVKRAWIPKPGKKEKRPLGVPCINDRALQRSVADVLNAIYEQDFLPCSMGGRPRLGAHHALSTFNEVVSGRKVSWVLEADLKNFFGSLDHGWLLRFVEHRVGDPRILNLIRRWLKAGVMEAGELQECEEGTPQGGPISVVLSNLYLHYVLDLWFECKVKPRLKGEAWLIRYIDDFVVCFQYRSDAERFMNVLPQRLEKFALKLEPDKTRLVRFGRFASRGGRRSETVYFLGFTHYCTRNLKGNFMVGRRTEKSRLRRSIAKLKELLRRIRHDPLHEQVTAINRRLRGHYAYYGLGGNFRSMEKLYRFVDRYWYKMLCSRCRKGKIPWEKYHNLKQLLPLQKPRIMLPFMAMKSMAVL
- a CDS encoding restriction endonuclease; the protein is MVFLATGSEPCSYKDSQYSMSIPDYQSTFRPLLCAIENGAEVSFNDALESVCKHFQLTQEEVQERLPSGGQTVIKNRVSWARTYMKKAGLVLAPRGKIQITERGRQALLDCPEKITVKYLKQFQEFREFYTSKRTNTSITSSQQEEESSITPEEQMAEAYKSVLESLSADLLENIQKQTSAFFEQLVVDLMLKMGYGGSREDAGRATQLSADGGIDGVIYEDRLGLDTIYLQAKRWENTVGRPEIQKFAGALQGEGASKGVFITTSNFSKEAKDYANRVSSRIVLIEGHQLAQLMIDYGLGVSTRQTYEIKSVDSDYFNAE
- a CDS encoding cold-shock protein, which translates into the protein MSTTTGTVKWFNEEKGFGFIAQENGPDVFAHFRQIVGDGFKTLTEGQQVEFRVTQGQKGPQAEDIRPL